The genomic stretch CAGGCAGTACACGATCCCGGCATCGCCCGCGTGCTCCGCGCGGATGAAGTCCAGCAGCTGCGTCTTGGGGCCCTCCTTGTTCGCCACGCGGTACTGGATGTTCGGCCGGTCGAAACTGGACACGAACTGCCGCGCGCCGCCGAGCTCCAACACGTTCAGGATGTCCGCGCGCGTGCGGTCGTCTGCCGTCGCGGTCAGCGCCACGCGCGGAATGGCCGGGAAGCGCTCGGGCAGCACGCGCAGCCCCTGGTACTCGGGCCGGAAGTCGTGCCCCCACTGCGACACGCAGTGCGCCTCGTCGATTGCAAAGAGGCCCACGTCCACGCGCTCCAGCAGTTCCAGCGTGCGCGGGAGCAGCAGCCGCTCCGGGGCCACGTACAGCAGGTCGAGCTCACCCGCCGCGAGCGCGGCCTCCACGTCGCGCACCTCCGGCAGGCTCAGGCTGGAGTTCAGGAACGCCGCGCGTACCCCCAGCTGCCGCAGGGTGTCCACCTGATCCTTCATCAGCGCGATCAGGGGCGAGACCACCACGCCCACGCCGGGGCGCAGCAGGCTGGGCAGCTGGTAGCACAGGCTCTTGCCGCCCCCCGTGGGCATCAGCACGAGCGCGTTCCCGCCGTCCGTGACCGTGCGGACGATGTCGCCCTGCACGCCCCGGAACGCGTCGTACCCCCAGATCTGCTTGAGCAGGGCATGGGCGCGGGGCATCGGGTCGGCGTGGGCGGTCGTCATCGGAAACAGGATACCCCGGCCGCCGGAGTGATTCTGTGCAGGGCGTAACCCGCGGCAGGGCCGTCCTCGGAGTGGTCGAACTGGACGAAGCTCAACGGGAGTGTATGCACTAACAAAAGGACATCGGAAGGCGGTCGGGAGGGGTCACTGACCATCAACCCCCCTCCTCTCGCCGCGGGCATCGCCCGGCTCACACGTCCAGTTCGCGGGCCTTCTTCCCAAATTTCTCGCGCAGGAACCGCTGGTGGGTCAGGAGTTCCTGCCCGCCCGCGTGCAGCGTGGCGTCGAGGATGTCCTGCACGGCGTTCAGGAGCAGGTCGAGCTGTTCGCGCAGCAGGTCGCGGCCGGTCTTGCCGTCCTCGATGGGCGTGACGTCCGCGCGGGTGCGGGGGAGGTTCAGGTACGCGCGGACGGAGGCGGGCGCGTACTCGTCGCGGATGGTGCGGGCCACGTACGCGCCCTCGCTGCCCTCCTGCCCCAGCGCGCGCAGGTGCGTGAGGGCCTCGGCGGTGCGCAGGTCGAGCGCGGCGAGCTGCGCGCGGATGTCGCCGGGCAGCCGCTCGTCGAGGTGCAGGGCCGTGAAGGCGTCCGGAACTGCGGTGCGCGTGGCAGCGGTGACGGTGCTGGTGGACGTGACCGGCACCGCTTCTCGGTTCTCCGTGCCGATGACGGGCAGGCCGCCCGCGTGTTCCGGCAATGCGGCCGGTTGAGGCAGTCGCTCATCCAGGTCGACCTGCCGTCCGGTGAGCCCGGCGGTGGTCGCCCAGATCACGGCCATGACCGTCAGGGGGAACATGAGCCACGTCGCGCCGAGTGCCATGAACGCCGCGGCGGCCACGAGGCCCGCGAGGAGTGCGGGGACGTGCCCGCTCCAGCGCCGGAAGGCCCGCTGCCCGAAGAAGCCCAATAGCATCCCCGCCGCCGGGTGCGCGACCCAGGCGGCCCCGAGCACGCCGATCACGACGATGATGCCCGCCGCCCACAGCACGTCGCCCGGCACCCGGCCCCGCCGGGAGTACAGGATGCCCGCCCAGTGGATCAGGGCGAAGGCGGCGGCCGGGTGCACGATCCACGACAGGGCCGGCGGCAGGAGGTGCAGCTCGGGAATCACGGCCGCGGGTGGCGCAGGTGGAGGCTGGGGCGCGTCATGGTTCCACTACGGTGCCACGTCCAGGCGCGTTCCGCTCCCGGCAGTGCTTCCGGGTTCCAGCAGGAGCTGGACGAAAATCAGGTCGAGCCACCGCCCGAACTTGTGCCCGACCTGCCGGAAGTGCGCGACCGGCTCGAAGCCCAGCCGCGTGTGGAACGCAAGGCTGCCGGTGTTGTCGGCATCCAGCCCGCCGATCATGCTGTGCAGGCCCCGGGCGCGGGCCTCTGCGATTAGAGCGTCCACGAGGGCACGTCCGAGGCCCTGGCCGCGGCAGTCGTCGCGGACGTAGACGGAGTGCTCCACCGTGTAGCGGTAGCCGGGCTTCTCGCGGAACGGCCCGAACGTCGCCCAGCCCGTGACTCCTCCCCCACCCACCGTGACGAGCACCGGCCACCCGCCGTCCACCTTGTGGTCGAACCACGCGAGCCGGGAGTCCAGGCTCACGGGCTCCAGGTCGTATGACGCGGTCGTGTGGATCACCGCGTGGTTGTAGATGTCGAGGATCGCGGGCACGTCCGCGCGCGTGGCCAGGCGGACGGTGACGGGAACGGGGGGCGGCGCGTCCATGCCCTACCGTAGGACGCACGGAACCGTGCTGCAAGGCCGAGCAGGAATGCCAGCCGGAATCGACACGCTGCTCGCAGCACTGGCGGAGTCCACGTGAAGGGCGCCGTGGCATCGACGAAGGACATGCTCGGGCCGATGCTTCTGGACTCAAGACTGAAC from Deinococcus sp. AB2017081 encodes the following:
- a CDS encoding GNAT family N-acetyltransferase, whose product is MDAPPPVPVTVRLATRADVPAILDIYNHAVIHTTASYDLEPVSLDSRLAWFDHKVDGGWPVLVTVGGGGVTGWATFGPFREKPGYRYTVEHSVYVRDDCRGQGLGRALVDALIAEARARGLHSMIGGLDADNTGSLAFHTRLGFEPVAHFRQVGHKFGRWLDLIFVQLLLEPGSTAGSGTRLDVAP